ATCATTTGAATGTGATCCATTCTCTGTGAAGAAACTATATTTTGCTCTCAGCATAATTACATTTGAAATAGAATTACAGGCCCCACTGATAGCAGAAGCGAAAAAGTATTAAACcattttatttaggaaaactgaaaatgaggtTGGTGGCACTTAGAGCATGCTCAGTTTTGATGTGCAGGCTTACCAATTCTGCATGCAAAAGTGAGTGTAATACTAAATACCCGTATGTAACCTTTCCTGACTTGGATACAGACAAGGAGCGcacctttaaaaatctttaaccTTCCTGCTTCCATTTCCCTGAAAACAACtgattttctgcatattttaagCAGTATGTTTTGTTTCTATGAAAGTACAACAGGAATAAACAGACTAAGTATTCTGAGctcaaaaggctttttttttgtttgttttaccgACAGTATCAGGCTTTGTAGCCTGTATGTGAGCATAGCCAGACTCCAACAAGATCCTGTACAGCCCCTTTTTCAAGAAGGGAAACATCCGCTTAACGTCTTCATCCTGGAAACCGAACAGCCCTGGAAGATAGCGGCCCAGCAGAATGGAGAGCAGGTGAGTGAATCCCATGTTCGTAACTGAGGCTAGATTTAAATGGAGACCTTTCATatggctaaaaataaaaacagaaaaatccccgacaaattaacaaaaataaaatatgattcaaagttgttatatttaaaatgttattaacaAAAATGGACATACCTGAAATTTGCCCTGCTAATCACATTGTGACCTTAGATGTACTTTGTATGTGGCTTTTCACACAAAAATGACAAGTCAAAGGGGCAGCTGTCAGTAATCGGCACACAGTCCTGGACACCAGGCCGCAAATCCTCCTTTTGTTACAAGTACTTACCCCACTCCAGACCCCCGTGGGGCCATTACAAAACTACTGCATGAGTGTTTGAAAGAACAGGTGTAATTCTGGATCACTGCTTAACCCTGAGCACTATAGGAAAAACTACACAGTGATCATAGGAGGACTTGGACAGGAGCTCTCAAGTGCACAAGAAATAactatttaaagaataaaacagcTTTGCGTGCCAGTCATGCAGCACTGTACCAAAGGGGTACTCACTTGGGAGCTATCTGGGCCAGATTGGTGCAGATGAGCCAGCCCCAGTCACCACCTTGTGCATAGAATTCGTTGAATCCCAGTCTGAGCATCAATTCATAAAAAACAGAAGCGGCACTTACAGAATTAAagtctgcattaaaaaaaaaaaaccaaaaacaaaaccacagaaacagatCACTGTTGCATTAGTTCCAGCTACACTTCTGACTCTGCAGCATTTATTCTCCCCATAAAGGCAACATTCAAGTTTCTAAAAAGCTACAAGTCCATTTTTCCTTGCCTGTCTGACAGACTGACTATATGGAAACCCTTGTCACATTGCCCAGGGAAGGTGCAGAGAGCAAGCAGACACCATGACGAGAAAATCCAGCCTTCATTGCAGACTAGTGTTCTCCTAACCCCACCAGTTGCCTGCGCACTTGCCAGAGTGAGGGGCTGCCAGACTTCAAAGGGCTTGCCTTTAAACTGTAGTTACACTCCAGATGAGCCCTGTCAGAGGCACTGAGCATTGCCCAGGCAGTTTCCATTTTGTCTACCATGAGCATAGCCTCATCTTAATGATAGTTGGAAACTTCAAGTTTCCACTACTAATGTGCTTCTGCACTTCACTAAATGCTGACCACATAAATCACAAccagggaagcagagaaaagcaatacCAGCCTTCCCCACATCATTCACCTGCACATGTAATTAAATACTAAACTCAGTATCACTTTAAATACCACCTCACTCCAATTTGCTGCAGCTTGTGTTTGTATAATTCAGAGCACAAGCTGAACAAGCAGGTATTTGGCTGCAGTCTACCATGCAGATACATGAACTGATTTGTTTCAACTGTTGCTTCTCACCTACCTGTATAACGCTGCTGAACACGGATTCGAACGCCCAAAAGGAACAGCAACAAATCAAGTTTACTCTTCTTGCTCACCCACACACAATTCACTGACTCAATTACAATTTGTGAATTGTCACTTCATAACTTTTTATAGTCCTTCGTAAATTATCTATACATTGCTCCTGAAACTAATCAATGATGTCACCTGAAGTCATGCCCTCacctccctcttcccacatgACACAGGAAGAGCCAGGAGTTACTGTTCCGCTAACAGGGGCTATCTCACTATGAGGCTAGGCTTTTGttacttcagtttcttctcataCATCATACCTTTTTTGTGGGGTGCTTCTGAGAAACCATAACCAGGGATAGATGGGCAAATGACTTCAAAAATGTGTTCACCACTGAGGCCATGGCTGGCAGGATCCGTCAGGAGAGGGATGATCTTGTAAAACTCATAAAATGAGCCAGGCCAACCATGAACCATTAATAATGGCTTTGCAGACTGGCCTTCAGGCAAACGAGGAGGCTTTACGTGAACAAAATGGATATCAatgcctgtaaaaataaaataattaattaacaTGCCCAAATTTACCATGACACTGAAACTAATCAGAGAACAGATTATGAACAAATCTGTACTGAAGTCTCTTTTTGGTGAGCATGCAAACACACTGCATTTCTCTAGATCCACTTATCCAACGACCTTAAAGTACTTTATAATGGGCAAttaagcagcacagcagccaaaTGAGGTTGgcatatttctgttttaaaataaattggcaAATTAAGACATAGAAGTGAAACAATCTACTAATGGTAACACAGTGACTCACACAGATTAAAGGCAGAAGAGATGATTACATCATTTAGTCCAAGTGCCCTTAAATTTTACCCAGATGTCCCTATATGGCACTAGATAGGCTTCAGCCaaccacagatttttcttcctgaaaggcACACAATTGCAACTTGAAGGCATCAAGGGATAGGGAATTCATCATAACTAGCAGCTGTTTGTTCGGGGGCGTTAATCACTTTCCTTGTCTTGTGCATGCCTTACTTTCCACTTGAACATGTCTGGCTTCTGTCTCCAGCCACTGAGCCTAATGTTACagcaaaaggaattttaaaagccttcagTAAGTACGCTCTGTCTGCGGAGGCCTCCGGTAATCAAGTCACTCATCTTAACTGCTGATAAACCAATCATGCTGAATCAAGGATTTGAAAACATGCCTTGCTAAAAGAGAGTTGAAGTGTTCCATTTTGTagttctcttctgccttttgtCTAAAGCTTTCAGTATCTCTTTAAATGAGTAAACCAAACCTGGAAACTACATTCTAGTGCCAGTCTCCTCATTGTTaagtaaaaaggtaaaaattgcAGTCCCATTTCCTTTGTGATCCTTACAATACCTAAGCAGCAGGCTTCACACAGCATTGCACTAGTTGGTCCAGGTGAACTGCTTTTCCTCAAACTCACTCAGGGCTTTGCTTTCCAGGAAACAATAATTTGCTCTTAGAGCCTGAATGCCTCACTTCTTGATGCATTTAAGCACATTTCGCTCACATCAACTCCCACTCACCAGAAATCCCACCCCGTTTCACTCACTGAGATTTCCCCATCCTTGACAATTCCGTGGATTTCTGTACCCTCTGCAAAACTTTCAAGCGACGACAGAAGCTATGAATCTGATATACGTCAGGTCTGATCTTGTCTTTTCATGGCTCATCTCTGTAATCATTCCTAATGTTGAAATTTGTCTTCCCGTTGCTATACATAGTACATCGTCCttggctgcttcttcctttcttatCTCAGAtgatacatctttttttttttcttttttaagggaagagtttttgcttttatctttttcagCACTAACTGTGTTTTATACGcctaaataaaatctttatctTCTAACCACTACGTAACAACCGTTTATTGTCCcaaatccattttaaatattatggTGAACTGCCCCATTTGAAATAATGTACAAATATGGGTGCAAGGAAAAACGTAATAGCATAATCTCAAGCTTGAGTTTTGCCATCATGTGAGACGATTGCCTGCTGCGCTCTACATCTACAACTGTATCCCCACATGACCCAAGCACAACCCTAATTCAAGCATTTAAATCACCCAGTTTGACGAAGTTCTGGCTCCAGCAGACCTTAGCTGAATGGCCTCATTCAAAAGGTGCCTGTGCTTTGAACGAAAAGACAAACCCTTCACTCACACCTGGCTCAACCTCACACACTCAACCCCAAGGGAAAGGCATTCTACGTTTCTAGACCTATGAATGCTTGAAATGGAACAGCAGAGTGCATCTGCCCTGCCAAGCAGGGACAACCTGAGCAGCCAGCATGCCCAGCCGAGGAGGGCTGCGAGACTGACGGCATCACcatgacagcagcagctggggaacaACATGGAGCAAGAGGCAGCATCTGTGGGTATTTCTGTGTGACTGCATGCAAGTCAGAGAACATGTGTACATCTTAAGATCCAGTTCGGTTTCCAAATGCCTGTGCCTGGCTCCTGTTAACACCAGCTGACAACCCATCCATGCACAAGGGAATTACATTTGTCACTCCTTGTCCTAAAGGTTTCAGTTACGATGGAGTTTCTCGCTGCTTCAGTGGCCATGGCAGCCAGGGAGGGGCAGCCCCATGGGATGCAGCCATAGCATTCTTAGCACCAAGATCCCTTGTAGACAAGATTATGTAttactgtttgtttattttttaagaaaaaaagccacacaccTTGAATCTTAGTTTTGAATTGTGGGTACTTGTTGAGGACTTCAACTTGTTTCTTCCAATTGAACTGGTTTTTCCAGTAGGATACAACCTTCCTGAGATACACCGAGTTAGTCCCATAATGGAAGCAGCTGTTCTCCAGCGGCTCAGTGAATCGAGCCTGGTCAAGTCTCCTAAATAAGTCCTagatggaaaaggagagaagagacaTTACAGGCACTTGTGTCTGCCATCTTGGGCTCTACTGTACATGGTTTCTAGTTATTCCCAAGTGAAACCAGAATGAAGATAACATCtccatttttctcctccagatggcctcctccctcttccatttccaGCTGTTCTTaatcctctctctgtctttgttttgcagGGCAGGCTAACCTGTTTGCCAGGCTGTTATCCGCAGAGGACAATACACTCTTCTGACAGCACTGTGGCTTCACAGCATGAGTCTCGTTGCCTTCCCACAGTACTTTGCTCCCCAGGTTACTTGTGAGCCCAACTTCAGAATCAATGCATGGATCTGGCCCAAACTTTTTGCTCTCTTTCCCAAACCAAGGGGCTGGGGTCTTCACCAGGAAACACTCTAAGGGATTTCGCTTGACTATGAAGTTGGTGAAGCTGGGCTGGAGTGAAAGTTTCCCAATCTAGAATAACTACTAAAGTGACCTTCCTACTGCACTTCAAGGCTACAAGGGATGCTGATGATACTGCAAAATCAGTCCAAAGTCACTTAGCAGGGAAGGACAGCCCAGAGCCCCTTCCTACTGCAAACAGAACCATGGAATGGTGAGGGGGGAAGGCAGGTCTAGAAATCTAATACTGCTCAAACCTCTGTGGGGTTTAAACCTGAAC
This Phalacrocorax aristotelis chromosome 3, bGulAri2.1, whole genome shotgun sequence DNA region includes the following protein-coding sequences:
- the EPHX1 gene encoding epoxide hydrolase 1, producing MLLEVFLVLGTVIIYFLLSKKKEETLPFKEGWWGKGQKPDTEEDTTIWPFKVETTEEELSDLFRRLDQARFTEPLENSCFHYGTNSVYLRKVVSYWKNQFNWKKQVEVLNKYPQFKTKIQGIDIHFVHVKPPRLPEGQSAKPLLMVHGWPGSFYEFYKIIPLLTDPASHGLSGEHIFEVICPSIPGYGFSEAPHKKDFNSVSAASVFYELMLRLGFNEFYAQGGDWGWLICTNLAQIAPNHMKGLHLNLASVTNMGFTHLLSILLGRYLPGLFGFQDEDVKRMFPFLKKGLYRILLESGYAHIQATKPDTVGCGLNDSPVGLAAYILEKFSSWTDLEFHNLEDGGLEKKFNLDDLLTNIMIYWVSGCIVSSMRFYKENLQKGVGTQKHERLTVQVPTGIASFPNEVMHTPQAWAKKKYTNIVSFHFMPRGGHFAALEEPQLLAEDILQFVGKVEKEQLRNKKGG